In Salminus brasiliensis chromosome 24, fSalBra1.hap2, whole genome shotgun sequence, one genomic interval encodes:
- the exoc1l gene encoding exocyst complex component 1-like, with product MSSLLKEEMQRVLFRPDQHRLVEFIEIEEEKGGRHFLCVSVSKDGKKVQIAVVQCQKTQKTGCKKSQRIGLEDSYVKTEVWALQELRILDGRDPDIDDPCFLMHFDTVRPVKAVSCAAKYSLARCLVALSETHQHSELCLRNFDWTYVQPTSIYSSRGDCMVLMRICFYAFNLVCLSLCPVP from the exons ATGTCCTCACTGTTGAAAGAGGAGATGCAGAGAGTTCTGTTCAGACCAGACCAACACAGACTGGTGGAGTTTATAGAGATCGAGGAGGAAAAAGGTGGACGACATTTTCTCTGTGTGTCCG TATCTAAAGATGGTAAAAAAGTCCAGATCGCAGTCGTGCAGTGTCAGAAAACTCAGAAAACTGGATGTAAGAAATCCCAGCGAATCGGTCTGGAGGACAGCTACGTGAAGACAGAGGTGTGGGCTCTACAGGAACTGAGGATACTGGATGGAAGAGATCCTGATATA GACGACCCTTGTTTCCTGATGCACTTCGACACAGTGCGGCCGGTGAAAGCAGTGAGCTGTGCAGCAAAATACTCCCTGGCCCGCTGCCTAGTGGCCCTAAGCGAAACACATCAGCACAGCGAGCTGTGCCTCCGAAACTTTGACTGGACATACGTTCAGCCGACATCCATATACTCAAGCAGAGGAGACTGCATGGTTCTGATGCGAATCTGCTTCTATGCCTTCAACCTAGTGTGCCTCTCCCTGTGCCCCGTGCCTTAG